One segment of Paenibacillus sp. FSL R7-0337 DNA contains the following:
- a CDS encoding Na+/H+ antiporter subunit A, which translates to MLHIIILLPFLLSALLLLTRQTARFHLGWLVLPLPAALFLYLLTRIPVIRAGDSIVDTFAWMPSFGVNITLILDGLSLIFVLLISGMGALVVLYSIFYLDKQTEGIRRFYMYLLIFMGAMLGVVLSDNLIVLYGFWELTSISSFLLIAFWYGRERSGYGALKSMLITVFGGLAMFAGFNLLYVMTGTYSIREIIALAGTITDHAMFIPAMLLILLGAFTKSAQFPFHIWLPDAMEAPTPVSAYLHSATMVKAGIYLVARLTPVFAGQAEWFWLVSVTGLLTLIYGSFKAIRQTDLKALLAYSTISQLGLIMSLFGLGSAAGFAGGRQDAIFYTMATTAALFHLINHAVFKGSLFMVVGIIDHETGTRDLRKLGGLMSLMPITFSVALMGAFSMAGLPPFSGFLSKEMFFTAVLNICEFDILNSGFWLQLFPVIAWIASVFTFVYSMILVFKTFGGKKHSDKLDKTPHEAPLGLLLAPVILISFTLVFAFFPDLVSVTLIEPAMASIHTGMLSRGESFETSIHFWHGWTPEIFMTLGVVAAGILLFKSYTRLRVLDREARGRNTLNRVYDASLRLLERGSARLTDAYMTGSNRHYLLYIFSFLIVAVLSVLLREPGISFGMKQYADLSFYEWAVIVTMLLAAFAVPFAKSRVNAILFTGGVGYMVTLLFVLFRAPDLALTQMIIETVSVILFLLCFRYLPKLKKQKENMRFKLPNLIISLGVGVTVTLVALAAMGSSPFASISEYFLQESYALAGGKNVVNVILVDFRGFDTLFEIMVLGIASLGIYALVHLRMEEEPKRIDPQLAVPLRSNDVILQTMSKGIVIIILIFSLYLFFAGHNHPGGGFIGALMTSAALILITIAFGMDQIRKVFPVNYRLLTAAGLMLAILTASGSFLFGVPFLSHSFGHFHLPILGDVELATAVLFDLGVYLAVVGVAMNIILTIGGDKRWN; encoded by the coding sequence GTGCTGCATATCATAATTCTTCTTCCGTTTCTACTATCCGCGCTGTTACTGCTGACCAGACAAACTGCGCGCTTCCATCTGGGATGGCTCGTCCTGCCCCTGCCAGCGGCGCTATTCCTGTATTTGCTGACGAGGATTCCTGTGATCCGTGCAGGAGATTCTATAGTAGACACCTTCGCCTGGATGCCGTCTTTTGGAGTAAATATCACCTTGATCCTGGATGGGCTAAGTCTGATCTTTGTCCTGCTGATTTCGGGAATGGGGGCACTCGTTGTGCTATACTCCATTTTTTATCTCGACAAACAGACGGAGGGAATCCGGCGGTTCTATATGTACCTGCTCATCTTCATGGGCGCCATGCTGGGGGTAGTGCTGTCCGATAATCTGATCGTACTATACGGGTTCTGGGAACTTACCAGTATATCCTCATTCCTGCTTATTGCTTTCTGGTACGGGCGGGAAAGATCCGGTTATGGGGCACTCAAGTCTATGCTGATCACCGTGTTCGGCGGACTTGCCATGTTTGCCGGATTTAATCTGCTGTATGTGATGACCGGTACGTATAGTATCCGCGAGATTATTGCATTGGCAGGAACCATCACGGATCACGCTATGTTTATCCCGGCTATGCTGCTGATTCTGCTGGGTGCCTTTACGAAATCGGCTCAGTTTCCGTTCCATATCTGGCTGCCGGACGCCATGGAAGCTCCGACTCCGGTCAGCGCCTATCTTCACTCCGCTACCATGGTCAAGGCAGGGATTTATCTGGTGGCCAGGCTTACTCCTGTCTTTGCGGGGCAAGCGGAGTGGTTCTGGCTGGTGTCTGTAACCGGCCTGCTTACTTTGATCTATGGGTCGTTCAAAGCGATCCGGCAGACAGATCTCAAAGCCTTACTGGCCTATTCTACGATCAGCCAATTGGGCCTCATCATGTCACTCTTTGGTCTGGGATCAGCAGCCGGCTTTGCCGGCGGAAGACAAGACGCGATTTTTTATACGATGGCTACTACAGCCGCGCTGTTCCACCTCATCAATCATGCTGTGTTCAAAGGCAGCCTGTTCATGGTGGTAGGCATCATCGACCATGAGACCGGCACCCGCGATCTCCGCAAGCTGGGCGGACTGATGTCGCTTATGCCGATTACCTTCTCGGTCGCACTAATGGGGGCGTTCTCCATGGCCGGGCTGCCTCCATTCAGCGGATTTCTCAGCAAAGAGATGTTCTTCACTGCGGTACTGAATATCTGCGAGTTCGATATTCTGAATTCTGGATTCTGGCTGCAGCTCTTTCCTGTCATTGCCTGGATTGCGAGTGTATTTACTTTTGTATACAGTATGATTCTTGTATTTAAGACCTTCGGCGGCAAGAAGCATTCAGACAAACTGGACAAAACGCCGCATGAAGCTCCACTAGGACTCTTGCTGGCACCCGTCATTCTGATTTCTTTTACACTGGTGTTTGCCTTTTTCCCGGATCTGGTCTCGGTCACGCTGATTGAGCCGGCAATGGCCTCCATACACACGGGGATGCTCTCTCGGGGGGAGAGCTTTGAGACTTCTATTCATTTCTGGCATGGCTGGACACCCGAGATCTTCATGACACTTGGTGTTGTAGCAGCCGGAATTCTCCTGTTCAAAAGCTATACCCGGCTGCGGGTGCTGGACCGTGAAGCCAGGGGGCGGAATACGCTTAACCGGGTATATGATGCGTCGCTCCGTCTACTGGAACGGGGGTCCGCGCGTTTGACAGATGCCTATATGACCGGCTCTAACCGCCATTATTTACTGTATATCTTCAGCTTTTTGATCGTGGCTGTGCTTAGTGTTCTCCTCCGGGAACCCGGGATCAGCTTTGGCATGAAACAGTATGCGGACTTATCCTTCTATGAGTGGGCCGTTATTGTAACGATGCTGCTGGCAGCCTTTGCTGTTCCTTTTGCCAAATCACGGGTCAATGCCATCCTGTTCACCGGCGGTGTCGGGTACATGGTGACGCTGCTGTTTGTCCTTTTCCGGGCACCTGATCTTGCGCTGACCCAGATGATTATTGAGACCGTGTCCGTCATCCTGTTCCTGCTCTGTTTCCGGTACTTGCCGAAGCTGAAGAAGCAGAAGGAGAACATGCGCTTCAAGCTGCCTAACCTGATCATCTCGCTTGGTGTGGGTGTAACAGTGACGCTGGTCGCTCTGGCAGCAATGGGCAGTAGTCCGTTCGCGTCCATCTCCGAGTACTTCTTACAAGAAAGCTACGCTCTGGCAGGCGGAAAAAATGTAGTTAACGTCATTCTTGTAGACTTCCGCGGATTCGATACTTTATTTGAGATCATGGTGCTTGGTATCGCTTCGCTGGGCATTTATGCCCTTGTCCATCTGAGAATGGAAGAGGAGCCTAAGCGAATTGATCCGCAGCTGGCTGTACCTCTGCGCAGTAATGATGTGATTCTGCAGACGATGTCCAAAGGAATTGTCATCATCATTCTGATCTTCTCCCTGTATCTGTTCTTTGCAGGTCATAATCATCCGGGGGGAGGATTCATTGGCGCATTGATGACTTCCGCAGCGCTTATACTGATAACCATCGCTTTTGGCATGGATCAGATTCGTAAAGTGTTTCCTGTAAACTACCGCCTGCTCACGGCAGCAGGGCTCATGCTGGCTATTCTTACAGCTTCAGGCTCATTTCTCTTTGGTGTCCCTTTTCTGAGTCATTCCTTCGGACACTTCCATCTTCCTATCCTTGGAGATGTCGAACTGGCAACAGCTGTGCTATTTGACTTAGGCGTATATTTAGCAGTGGTAGGAGTTGCGATGAACATTATTTTAACGATTGGAGGGGATAAAAGATGGAACTAG
- a CDS encoding Na(+)/H(+) antiporter subunit C has product MELVMAIAIGILFTIGVYLILSKILLRVVLGTSLLTHGVHLLLLTMAGLKRGAAPVLGNEETYVDPLPQALILTSIVISFGVTAFYFVLAYRSYQALGTDEIDSIKEVKE; this is encoded by the coding sequence ATGGAACTAGTAATGGCGATAGCAATAGGCATTCTGTTTACTATAGGGGTGTACCTGATTTTGTCCAAAATCCTCCTGCGGGTTGTCCTGGGAACCTCCTTACTGACGCATGGTGTACATCTGCTGCTTCTGACCATGGCCGGACTCAAGCGGGGGGCAGCTCCTGTGCTGGGTAATGAGGAGACTTATGTCGATCCGCTGCCGCAGGCTCTGATCCTGACCTCTATCGTGATCAGTTTCGGCGTAACGGCCTTCTATTTCGTGCTTGCTTACCGCTCTTATCAGGCCTTAGGTACGGATGAAATCGACAGTATCAAGGAGGTCAAAGAATGA
- a CDS encoding Na+/H+ antiporter subunit D produces MNNLLVLPILIPLCTAVILILFKEQIRLQRGISVVSGILTILSTALLVTRVHSDGIMTLQMGGWVPPYGIVFVGDMFALLMVMMASIVSFAILLYSFSSIGEQRERYYYYTFFHFLLVGVYGSFLTGDIFNLFVFFEVMLISSYALISLGGTKLQLRETAKYLLINIVSSTLFVAAVAYLYAAVGTLNMAHLSQRIAEAGQGGILNVIAVLFLIVFSLKAGLFLFYWLPGSYGAPPSAIRALFGALLTKVGLYAIIRTFTLMFVNDTSLTHSLIAWMAAATMILGSIGAVAYKDIPRILNYNVIISVGFVAFGLAAGTGDSLNGVIFYLLHDMLAKGLLFILGGLIISAAGTDRLSGMGGMIKKYPLLGWMFFILTLALVGIPPLSGFAGKLLIIRGALDAGMLTLSLIGLGSSFMVLYSLIKMFRLAFWGNEPERELPAVNLKRASAVAAALLVLVIAMGIGADALYAYVAQAGEVLASPAEYIQAILKE; encoded by the coding sequence ATGAATAACCTTCTGGTTCTGCCTATTCTGATTCCGTTATGTACAGCAGTGATTCTGATTCTATTCAAAGAGCAGATACGCCTTCAGCGGGGGATTAGCGTAGTTAGCGGTATCCTTACTATCCTTAGTACAGCCTTGCTGGTTACACGTGTACATTCTGATGGCATTATGACCTTACAAATGGGAGGGTGGGTCCCCCCTTACGGGATTGTATTTGTTGGAGATATGTTCGCTTTACTAATGGTGATGATGGCTTCCATCGTAAGCTTCGCCATATTGCTCTATTCCTTCAGCAGCATTGGAGAGCAGAGGGAGCGGTATTATTATTATACTTTCTTTCATTTTTTGCTGGTCGGGGTATACGGCTCTTTCCTTACGGGAGATATTTTCAACTTGTTCGTCTTCTTTGAGGTGATGCTGATTTCTTCATATGCCCTTATCTCCCTTGGAGGGACCAAGCTGCAGTTACGGGAGACAGCGAAATACCTGCTGATCAATATTGTGTCGTCAACGTTGTTTGTAGCAGCTGTAGCGTATCTGTATGCGGCAGTAGGGACGCTGAATATGGCGCATTTGTCACAGCGTATTGCTGAAGCGGGGCAAGGCGGTATATTGAACGTAATTGCTGTGCTTTTTTTAATCGTATTCTCCTTAAAAGCGGGGCTGTTCCTGTTCTATTGGCTCCCGGGATCGTACGGCGCACCGCCTTCGGCGATCAGGGCACTATTTGGTGCTCTTCTTACCAAAGTAGGACTATATGCCATTATCCGCACGTTCACCCTGATGTTTGTGAATGATACCAGTCTCACGCATAGTTTGATCGCCTGGATGGCTGCGGCAACCATGATTCTGGGCAGCATAGGGGCAGTGGCCTACAAGGATATCCCTCGGATTCTTAATTATAATGTCATTATTAGTGTCGGATTTGTGGCTTTCGGGCTTGCTGCAGGTACCGGGGATTCGCTGAACGGAGTCATCTTCTATCTGCTTCACGATATGCTGGCTAAAGGGCTCCTGTTTATACTGGGCGGATTAATCATCTCCGCAGCAGGAACAGATCGTTTGAGTGGAATGGGAGGCATGATTAAGAAATACCCGCTCCTGGGCTGGATGTTCTTTATATTGACCCTTGCTCTGGTGGGGATTCCGCCGCTGAGCGGTTTTGCCGGAAAGCTGCTGATCATCCGCGGAGCTTTGGATGCCGGTATGCTGACACTGTCTCTTATCGGTCTCGGCTCAAGCTTTATGGTGCTGTATTCCTTAATCAAGATGTTCAGGCTGGCCTTCTGGGGAAATGAACCTGAGAGAGAACTGCCTGCTGTGAACCTGAAGAGAGCTTCTGCTGTCGCCGCTGCACTGCTTGTGCTTGTCATTGCAATGGGTATTGGAGCAGATGCTCTATATGCCTATGTAGCACAGGCCGGAGAGGTTCTGGCTTCACCTGCGGAATACATTCAAGCCATACTGAAGGAGTAG
- a CDS encoding Na+/H+ antiporter subunit E: MALQFLFNLLVALLWMAINNSSSGATFLIGFLLGIGMLLLFRRSKPQARPFYLKRLWSIFKLLLIFIRELTISNFVVIYHILRPKLRIRPGIFAYETALTSAWEVTLLSCLICLTPGTLTLDVSRDGKTLYIHAIDIKDAEEMVKQIRGNFEQVIMEVTR; the protein is encoded by the coding sequence ATGGCTCTACAATTCTTGTTTAATCTGTTAGTTGCTTTATTGTGGATGGCAATCAATAATAGCAGCTCCGGCGCCACTTTTCTTATCGGGTTTCTGCTCGGCATAGGGATGCTGCTGTTATTCAGAAGATCCAAGCCCCAGGCCCGGCCATTTTATTTAAAACGTCTATGGTCCATATTCAAGCTGCTGTTGATCTTTATCCGCGAATTGACCATCTCGAACTTTGTGGTAATTTATCATATTCTTCGTCCGAAGCTGAGAATACGCCCGGGAATATTTGCTTATGAGACAGCCTTAACCTCAGCCTGGGAAGTTACACTGTTGTCTTGTCTGATATGTCTGACTCCTGGCACGCTAACTCTCGACGTGTCAAGGGATGGGAAGACCTTATATATTCATGCTATTGACATCAAAGATGCTGAGGAAATGGTGAAGCAGATCCGGGGGAATTTCGAACAAGTGATCATGGAGGTGACCCGCTGA
- a CDS encoding Na(+)/H(+) antiporter subunit F1 has protein sequence MVSVLLTTALIILGMAILACLFRLLKGPTRSDRVAALDTIGIHVLAMITVISMLLDTRNFLEVILVIGILTFIGTTALARYIERGVVVEEGGELHDR, from the coding sequence ATGGTCTCCGTACTATTAACTACCGCATTGATCATTCTGGGAATGGCCATACTCGCGTGCCTGTTCCGGCTTCTGAAAGGACCTACCCGTTCGGATAGGGTGGCGGCCCTAGATACGATAGGCATTCATGTACTGGCTATGATTACTGTCATTAGTATGCTGCTGGATACCCGCAATTTTCTTGAGGTAATTCTGGTTATCGGTATTCTGACGTTTATTGGAACCACTGCACTCGCAAGGTATATCGAACGTGGGGTTGTTGTGGAAGAAGGAGGGGAACTGCATGACAGGTGA
- the mnhG gene encoding monovalent cation/H(+) antiporter subunit G: MTGELFSSILVVLGAIFCGISAFGLIRLPDVYLRSHAATKSATFGVLCLLGGGFLYFWFKDGEISVKLLLAILFVFITSPVAGHLNGRAAYRSGVPLWKNSVQDDLLTHTERSKEQSEK, from the coding sequence ATGACAGGTGAGTTGTTTAGCTCGATTCTAGTGGTGCTTGGCGCCATTTTTTGCGGCATTAGTGCCTTTGGTCTGATCCGGCTGCCCGATGTCTATCTGCGTTCACATGCGGCCACCAAAAGTGCAACGTTCGGGGTGTTATGTTTATTGGGCGGCGGCTTCCTTTACTTTTGGTTCAAAGATGGAGAGATCAGTGTCAAGCTGCTGCTGGCGATTCTTTTTGTATTCATCACTTCACCGGTCGCAGGCCATCTAAATGGCCGGGCGGCCTACCGTTCGGGCGTTCCCTTGTGGAAAAACAGCGTACAGGATGATCTGCTGACCCATACGGAAAGAAGTAAGGAGCAATCTGAGAAATGA
- a CDS encoding alpha/beta hydrolase produces the protein MPIVDVNGTTLYYEISGSGLPIVFIHDYSTSHHLFEPQAEYFSKRAKVIVYDLRGNGLSGKMNVEIGRIVDTQVEDLKALLDKLDVEKIVIVACSTGAILAQKFAYLFPERVITMILVDSYFQGDYSASGSKLKEALQFCAWISHYLPAEMFIKPLRITYHRWLLAYHILRKELMHKRTTEWIKQRMALKYSDGYGFALRLQIPVLIVSGNHNERVLEQVKKTAAKYPKAHLAIIENAMYPSHLCQPQLFNRLLLDYLKDQQCFQQELPG, from the coding sequence GTGCCTATTGTTGATGTCAATGGAACAACCTTGTATTATGAGATATCGGGTAGCGGTCTGCCCATCGTTTTTATCCATGATTATTCGACCTCCCACCATCTTTTTGAACCACAGGCGGAATATTTCAGTAAGCGCGCGAAAGTAATTGTCTATGATCTAAGAGGAAACGGGCTGTCGGGGAAGATGAATGTTGAGATTGGCCGGATCGTAGACACTCAAGTTGAGGATCTAAAGGCATTATTAGATAAACTGGATGTAGAAAAGATTGTAATTGTAGCCTGCTCCACTGGAGCTATACTTGCCCAGAAGTTCGCCTATCTGTTCCCTGAGCGGGTGATTACCATGATTTTGGTGGATAGTTATTTTCAAGGTGATTACTCTGCTAGTGGAAGTAAGTTGAAAGAAGCGTTGCAGTTCTGTGCCTGGATTTCTCATTATCTCCCTGCTGAAATGTTTATCAAGCCTTTACGTATCACCTATCACCGGTGGCTCTTGGCTTACCATATCTTGAGAAAAGAGCTTATGCATAAACGGACGACAGAATGGATTAAGCAACGCATGGCGTTGAAGTATTCGGACGGTTACGGGTTTGCGCTGCGGCTGCAAATTCCGGTGCTGATCGTGTCAGGTAATCACAATGAGCGGGTGTTAGAGCAAGTTAAAAAAACAGCGGCTAAGTATCCCAAAGCTCATTTAGCGATCATCGAGAATGCCATGTATCCTAGTCACCTATGTCAACCGCAATTATTTAACCGGCTTTTGCTCGATTATCTAAAGGACCAACAGTGTTTTCAACAAGAGCTACCTGGCTGA
- a CDS encoding TrkH family potassium uptake protein: MFKKRYLWFTRKLSLTSSRIILLGFAVTIILGTIMLSLPVSSSTGTSVGWLNALFTSTSAVCVTGLVVLDTGTDFSNFGQIIILLLIQIGGLGFMTFSVLIAVILGKKIGLKERLLIQQSSNSIETQGVVRLSLSIVLISFIFETLGALLLTVRWANDLGVAKALYYGIFHSISAFNNAGFSLWSDSLSRYVGDPLVNIVISFLFIIGGIGFIVILDLYRKRSWKALSFHTKIVLITSGVLCFAGFLVIFVFELFNTRTFGTLTWGERIWGGYFQGVVTRTAGFNSIDIGAMLPASQFFMIFLMFIGASSGSTGGGIKTTTFAVLILSIFSTIKGNADVQLLKKRIPQDLIFRSLAVMTISLGLVLGATFLLTITEYTRHTDILALLFEATSAFGTVGMSMGLTPDLSPIGKCIIIVIMYIGRLGPLTLAFALAQKSVKQKYRYPEDKLLIG; this comes from the coding sequence ATGTTTAAAAAAAGGTACCTTTGGTTTACTCGAAAACTCAGTCTAACCTCATCAAGAATTATTCTTTTAGGTTTTGCTGTAACCATCATTCTGGGGACAATTATGTTGTCCTTACCGGTATCTTCATCCACCGGAACTAGTGTGGGATGGCTAAATGCATTGTTTACCTCAACTTCAGCTGTGTGTGTCACTGGACTGGTGGTGCTGGATACAGGAACCGACTTCTCCAACTTTGGACAAATCATTATCCTGCTCCTCATTCAAATCGGAGGATTAGGATTCATGACGTTCAGTGTTCTAATTGCCGTAATTCTGGGGAAGAAGATTGGGCTGAAGGAGCGTTTACTCATCCAACAATCTTCGAACTCCATTGAAACACAAGGGGTCGTCCGGTTATCACTAAGCATTGTGCTGATCTCATTTATCTTCGAAACTCTTGGGGCATTGTTGTTGACCGTCCGGTGGGCGAATGACCTGGGTGTTGCCAAAGCCTTATATTATGGAATTTTCCATTCCATCTCGGCCTTTAATAACGCAGGTTTTTCATTATGGTCGGATAGTCTGAGCCGGTATGTCGGTGATCCGTTAGTCAATATTGTCATTTCATTTTTATTTATCATTGGTGGAATTGGATTTATTGTGATTCTGGATCTATACCGCAAGAGAAGCTGGAAGGCTCTGTCTTTTCACACAAAAATCGTGCTAATCACTTCAGGAGTGCTTTGTTTTGCAGGGTTTCTGGTCATATTTGTGTTTGAGCTTTTTAATACCAGAACATTTGGTACACTCACATGGGGGGAAAGAATCTGGGGTGGATATTTCCAGGGAGTGGTTACCCGCACAGCGGGGTTCAACTCCATTGATATTGGTGCGATGTTACCGGCGTCCCAGTTCTTTATGATCTTTCTGATGTTCATAGGAGCTTCATCAGGCTCGACAGGCGGGGGGATCAAGACGACCACCTTTGCGGTACTCATATTAAGCATCTTCTCAACCATCAAGGGGAATGCTGATGTGCAGCTGCTAAAAAAACGGATACCTCAAGATCTTATTTTCAGATCATTGGCTGTAATGACCATCTCCTTAGGCCTTGTTCTTGGAGCAACCTTTTTATTAACAATTACTGAATATACCCGCCATACGGATATTCTTGCTCTTTTATTTGAAGCTACATCAGCCTTTGGAACCGTGGGCATGTCCATGGGCTTAACCCCTGATCTGTCACCGATTGGTAAATGTATCATCATAGTTATAATGTATATTGGGAGACTGGGCCCTTTAACCTTAGCCTTTGCCTTGGCACAAAAAAGTGTTAAACAGAAGTACCGTTACCCAGAGGACAAGTTGCTGATTGGTTAG
- a CDS encoding arsenite methyltransferase, translating into MNKLTNDQIRQNVRGRYQTIAVQKAEPASSCCSSADSCCDSPTDYDAISAKMGYSSEDLAAAPEGANLGLGCGNPQAIAELKPGEHVMDLGSGGGFDCFLASRQVGEQGHVIGVDMTPEMISRARDNAIKGKFNNTEFRLGEIEHLPAADNSVNVIISNCVINLSPDKQQVFREAYRVLMPGGRLAISDIVTTAELPPEIKNDLGELYSGCISGASFISDLEMMLQESGFTEIHIEPKDESRTFIKDWVPGANVEQYIVSAVIKARKQS; encoded by the coding sequence ATGAACAAACTTACGAATGACCAAATCCGCCAAAATGTACGGGGACGTTATCAAACCATTGCTGTACAAAAGGCCGAACCTGCCTCCTCCTGCTGCTCCTCTGCTGACAGCTGCTGTGACAGCCCAACTGATTATGATGCCATATCTGCTAAAATGGGATATTCTAGTGAGGATCTGGCCGCAGCTCCTGAAGGCGCAAATTTAGGTCTTGGTTGCGGTAATCCCCAGGCTATTGCTGAGCTGAAGCCTGGTGAACATGTTATGGATCTCGGGAGCGGCGGCGGGTTCGATTGCTTCCTCGCTTCCCGGCAGGTAGGTGAACAAGGCCATGTTATCGGTGTAGATATGACTCCTGAGATGATTAGCCGGGCAAGAGATAATGCCATTAAAGGTAAGTTTAATAATACCGAATTCAGGTTGGGAGAAATTGAACATCTTCCGGCGGCCGACAACTCGGTTAATGTCATAATCTCCAACTGTGTGATTAACCTCTCGCCTGATAAGCAGCAAGTATTCCGTGAAGCCTATCGCGTTCTTATGCCCGGAGGGCGTCTGGCCATCTCTGATATTGTAACTACAGCTGAGCTACCCCCCGAAATCAAAAATGACCTGGGCGAATTATATTCGGGTTGTATCTCCGGGGCCTCTTTCATTTCTGATCTGGAGATGATGCTTCAGGAAAGCGGCTTTACTGAGATCCATATTGAGCCCAAAGACGAATCCAGAACATTTATCAAAGATTGGGTTCCCGGTGCGAACGTTGAACAATACATCGTCTCTGCTGTGATTAAAGCGAGAAAACAATCTTAA
- a CDS encoding MarR family winged helix-turn-helix transcriptional regulator — translation METPRELFQIMTRRLGLLNKDCCSVKGCKLSAAQSHLLYEIARSHNPSMQQVAEALGTDITTFSRQVQSLVKMNLVEKTPEPSDRRIYTLSLTSEGKLVAATIDQQMNEYLIEAFSHMSEFEVETLLRSIKLFNDAMGKSSNCCAPVKG, via the coding sequence ATGGAAACCCCACGAGAACTATTTCAAATCATGACCCGGCGTTTAGGATTGCTCAATAAGGACTGCTGCAGTGTAAAGGGATGTAAACTATCCGCGGCCCAAAGCCATCTGCTTTATGAGATCGCCCGGAGCCACAATCCTTCCATGCAGCAAGTTGCCGAAGCACTGGGCACGGATATTACCACCTTCAGCAGACAAGTCCAGTCGTTGGTGAAAATGAATTTGGTAGAAAAGACACCTGAACCCAGCGATCGGAGAATCTATACCCTTTCCCTTACTTCCGAAGGAAAACTGGTGGCTGCAACTATTGATCAACAAATGAATGAATACCTGATTGAAGCCTTCTCGCATATGAGTGAGTTTGAAGTAGAAACATTGCTACGATCCATCAAGCTTTTCAACGATGCTATGGGGAAATCCAGCAATTGCTGCGCACCTGTTAAAGGGTGA
- a CDS encoding metalloregulator ArsR/SmtB family transcription factor, with the protein MNVLNEFAEDLKLLGDKTRLTILTLLKEREWCVCEFVDLFDISQPAVSQHLRKLKSSGLVKEQKKGQWVYYSLSIEDKPHVAAILQLTPDTSFILSSLNKPSGAACCE; encoded by the coding sequence ATGAATGTACTAAATGAATTTGCGGAAGATTTAAAACTCCTTGGAGATAAAACACGGCTCACGATTCTAACCCTTTTAAAAGAACGGGAGTGGTGTGTATGTGAATTCGTGGATCTTTTTGACATCTCCCAACCAGCCGTAAGCCAGCATCTGCGCAAATTGAAAAGCAGCGGATTGGTTAAGGAACAAAAAAAAGGTCAGTGGGTGTATTACTCTTTAAGCATTGAAGATAAGCCTCATGTTGCGGCCATTCTTCAGCTTACACCGGATACCAGCTTCATTCTATCCAGTTTAAACAAGCCGTCTGGTGCTGCCTGCTGCGAGTAA